A stretch of Besnoitia besnoiti strain Bb-Ger1 chromosome III, whole genome shotgun sequence DNA encodes these proteins:
- a CDS encoding phosphotransferase enzyme family protein (encoded by transcript BESB_048300), with protein MAAWFSAEDAEEEVGDLDAGRGHGAEAWDEEEADEEEDLTRLYVPNEQKWQAHLAALGKQGRATLNAVRRVQQHLQLKQHPHEEPAGLAAVAGDSLCPPVVLPVHAAPELAAPRSPAPERAQPLPASRSEPHLTLRGISADSVTSFSSQPGAGTSADLSSLLSPSEKHRRAQGEELLEKRLFDLTTPGVSRVTSVAFVSSLCRLDKKEKSEKVEGAGELEREALSHQLALALLLEPRGSSVDRPETDQQQVLHQLDTVCSLARCCVRPWRHLLPEQIKATCLSGGLSNKLFVVDADVGGELREGGAGDRSASESGRLSEDRRGEETPKRVLLRVYGHPAGTELFDPRAEQKLFKKLGDIGVAPRCIAEFDGGRVEAWIDGRTLKTEDLHDEDTLLKIARVLSRFHQTCLRPLRRCASETARRSCPWCAVVPLAATSLPLRSRPSASLHRFQSPSGESVQDALSLSPHTHHHSSSAAPSAARRDPPPAGAPSAPSQAALPASPSGSADGGFDPAKPAGSCPLSGECSDSKSAAPFSPCECLLCRTELWALLAEKSQREAALLAQQTAEVAEAALEEAAEAAAAKGEEKRERADQAQGRPAAERLRAEAEPAATPDGAADHAEAARHRSGEETPGSETEGREGQDASGEDETEAIRAAELLAEKAAVALDEAKATVGLMQGLDLEKYMREARQLREAILSRVRRELSPESLTSVYSGAERWALLSAASPVLSHNDLQENNLMLANAGRLHLIDFEYATESLRGFDIANLFCEMCIDYTSAQHFPFFLIDSTRYPARATRRKFIRVYLESLLAVPKRRRSAADAESRARGDAKEGASSSAALACVNGVGGERDGDATHDEVNDAIITNFEHMVELLTLSSHLLWAFWSVVRTPMRQSEDEFSYLRYAVERLKLYEEKKTELIRLGILTAGADGRPSASA; from the exons ATGGCCGCCTGGTTctccgccgaagacgcggaggaggaggtcgGGGATTTGGATGCCGGCCGCGGACATGGCGCGGAAGCGtgggacgaggaggaagcagacgaagaggaagatcTGACTCGCTTGTATGTGCCGAACGAGCAGAAGTGGCAGGCGCatctcgcggctctcgggAAGCAAGGTCGCGCGACTTTGAATGCGGTACGACGCGTCCAGCAGCATCTGCAGTTGAAGCAGCATCCGCACGAAGAGCCCGCTGGCTTGGCTGCCGTGGCTGGCGACTCTCTCTGCCCACCCGTGGTTCTTCctgtgcatgcagcgcctgagctggcggcgccgcggagcccggctccagagcgcgcgcagccgctgcccgcTTCTCGCTCCGAGCCACATCTCACACTTCGCGGCATCTCAGCCGATTCCGTAacctcgttttcttcgcagccAGGCGCGGGCACCTCTGCGGATCTGTcgtccctcctctcgccttcggagaagcatcgccgcgcgcagggggAGGAGCTTCTCGAAAAGCGTCTGTTTGATCTGACTACTCCGGGAGTGTCGCGCGTGACGAGCGTGGCTTTCGTGTCGAGTCTCTGCCGCTTGGACAAGAAAGAAAAATCTGAAAAAGtggagggcgcaggcgaactCGAGCGGGAGGCTCTGAGTCAccagctcgccctcgccctgctTCTCGAaccgcgcggcagcagcgtaGACCGACCAGAAACTGATCAACAACAAGTTCTTCATCAGCTCGACACCGtctgctcgctcgcgcgctgctgcgtgcggcCGTGGCGGCACCTGTTGCCGGAACAAATAAAAGCGACCTGCCTCTCTGGAGGCCTCAGCAACAAGCTATTTGTAGTGGATGCCGACGTCGGCGGGGAGCtgagggagggaggcgcaggagatCGCAGTGCCTCGGAGTCGGGTCGCCTGAGCGaagaccgccgcggcgaagagactcCAAAACGCGTCCTGCTGCGCGTTTACGGGCACCCAGCTGGCACAGAGCTCTTCGATCCTCGCGCGGAGCAAAAACTCTTCAAGAAGCTGGGCGACATCGGAGTCGCACCGCGCTGCATCGCCGAATTCGAT GGCGGCCGCGTGGAGGCGTGGATTGACGGCCGCACGCTAAAGACCGAGGACCTCCACGACGAAGACACGCTTCTCAAAATCGCCCGCGTT ctctcgcgcttccACCAGACGtgccttcgccctctgcgccggtgCGCCTCGGAGACCGCGCGGCGGTCCTGTCCGTGGTGTGCGGTCGTCCCGCTCGCTGCGACTTCTCTGCCGCTCAGAAGTCGcccctctgcttcgctgcaTCGCTTTCAAAGCCCCAGCGGGGAAAGCGTTCAGGATGCCCTCTCGCTGAgtccacacacacaccacCACAGCTCGTCGGCGGCTCCgtcggccgcgcggcgtgaccctccgccggcgggcgcgccctctgcgccctcgcaggcggcgttgCCTGCTTCCCCTTCGGGCTCAGCGGACGGCGGCTTCGACCCGGCGAAACCCGCCGGCAGCTGTCCGCTGTCGGGCGAGTGCAGCGACAGCAAGTCTGCTGCGCCCTTCTCCCCCTGcgagtgtctcctctgccgcaCGGAGCTTTGGGCACTGCTCGCCGAGAagtcgcagcgcgaggcggcgctgctcgcccaGCAGACTGCGGAagtcgcggaggccgcgctggaagaagccgcggaagccgcggcagccaaAGGCGAGGAAAAACGCGAGCGAGCAGACCAGGCACAGGGCCGCCCAGCCGCAGAGCGACTCCGCGCTGAggcggagcccgcggcgacACCAGACGGGGCGGCCGAccacgccgaggccgcgcgccaccggagcggcgaggagacacctgGGAGCGAGACcgaggggagggagggacaagacgccagcggagaagacgaaacgGAAGCGATACGCGCAGCGGAGCTGCTGGCGGAAAAAGCGGCTGTGGCGCtggacgaggcgaaggcgactgTAGGGCTGATGCAGGGCCTCGATCTGGAGAAGTACATGCGAGAAGCAAGGCAACTCAGAGAG GCGATTTTGAGTCGCGTGAGGAGGGAGCTGTCTCCCGAGAGCCTCACGAGCGTCtacagcggcgcggagcgatgggcgctgctctccgcggcctcgccggtcCTCTCGCACAACGACCTGCAAGAAAACAACTTGATGCTA GCGAACGCAGGGCGACTGCACTTGATTGACTTCGAATACGCGACGGAGAGTTTAAGAGGCTTCGATATCGCAAATTTGTTCTGCGAGATGTGCATCGATTACACGTCAGCTCAGC ACTTCCCCTTCTTCCTCATCGACTCAACACGGTatcccgcgcgcgcgacccgACGCAAGTTCATCCGCGTCTACCTCGAGAGTCTGCTCGCCGTGCCCaagagacggcgcagcgccgcggacgccgagagccgtgcgcgcggcgacgcgaaggagggcgCGTCATCCAGCGCAGCACTGGCGTGCGTGAACGGTGTAGGCGGAGAACGAGACGGGGATGCGACCCACGACGAGGTTAACGATGCGATCATCACGAACTTTGAGCACATG GTTGAGCTCTTGACGCTGTCTTCGCATCTTCTTTGGGCCTTCTGGTCTGTTGTGCGGACGCCCATGCGACAGTCGGAAGATGAGTTCTCTTATCTCAGATACGCCGTTGAGAG GCTGAAGCTGtacgaggagaagaagaccgaGCTCATTCGTCTGGGAATTCTGActgccggcgcagacggGAGACCGTCGGCTTCTGCGTGA
- a CDS encoding hypothetical protein (encoded by transcript BESB_048310) — protein sequence MGAASSQQSALDAGAAHAFTAFAASAPSARSRAAVFERTAHGLPVLIEEETDDGPRAARPPLESSEEAYTCFTIRNRRSSELGKERKLRPSGPLQKAQEDAEGELRRRSASSSAEERGEGLRDFEAAEAANRGGRGPPRAVP from the coding sequence atgggcgccgcctcttcccaACAGAGTGCCCtcgacgccggcgctgcaCACGCCTTCACAGccttcgcggcttcggcgccttccgcgcggtcgcgtgcAGCGGTGTTTGAACGAACGGCGCACGGGCTTCCCGTGCTGATTGAGGAGGAAACCGACGACGGCCCCCGggctgcgcgtccgcctctggAGAGCTCCGAGGAGGCCTACACATGCTTCACCATCAGGAACCGGCGCAGCTCCGAGCTTGGCAAGGAGCGGAAGCTGCGGCCGAGCGGCcctctgcagaaggcgcaggaagacgcagagggcgaactcaggcggcggagtgcgtcttcctccgcggaggagcgaggcgaaggcctccgagacttcgaggccgcggaggctgcgaaccgcggggggcgggggcccCCCCGGGCGGTGCCGTGA